Proteins from a genomic interval of Enterococcus faecium:
- a CDS encoding response regulator transcription factor, whose protein sequence is MKKILVVDDEPSIVTLLTFNLEKEGYKVTSATDGGEGLELALEQSFDFIILDVMLPTMDGMEITQRLRQEKNETPILMLTAKDDQVDRIIGLEIGADDYLTKPFSPREVLARMKAIFRRIEPRKQSKDEAEPEYLSIGQITADLTNYQVTVDDHLIELTPKEFELLVYFMKRKDRVIDRDTLLDRIWNFDFAGQSRIVDVHVSHLREKIERDPKHPKYLVTIRGFGYKFQEPKR, encoded by the coding sequence ATGAAAAAAATACTAGTTGTTGATGATGAACCTTCTATTGTAACGCTCTTGACGTTCAATTTGGAAAAAGAAGGCTACAAGGTAACCAGTGCCACAGATGGAGGCGAAGGATTAGAATTAGCATTAGAACAATCATTTGATTTCATCATTTTAGATGTGATGCTTCCAACGATGGATGGCATGGAGATCACTCAGCGGCTGCGTCAAGAAAAAAATGAAACACCGATTTTGATGCTGACGGCTAAAGATGACCAAGTGGATCGGATCATTGGCCTAGAAATAGGTGCTGACGACTATTTGACCAAACCATTTAGTCCTCGCGAAGTATTAGCCCGTATGAAAGCAATATTCAGACGGATTGAACCTCGTAAGCAATCAAAAGATGAAGCTGAGCCTGAATATCTATCGATTGGACAAATCACTGCTGATTTGACCAATTATCAAGTGACCGTAGACGACCATCTGATTGAACTAACACCGAAAGAATTTGAATTACTTGTTTATTTCATGAAACGAAAAGACCGTGTGATCGACCGAGACACATTGCTAGACCGCATTTGGAATTTTGACTTCGCAGGACAAAGCCGAATCGTAGATGTACACGTTAGTCATTTGCGAGAAAAAATCGAGCGAGATCCAAAACATCCAAAGTACTTGGTGACTATTAGAGGATTTGGCTATAAGTTTCAGGAACCAAAACGATGA
- a CDS encoding DUF523 domain-containing protein: MIGISACLGGLACRYDGQKKEVPELMELVETGEAVMVCPEVIGGLPIPRDPAEIIGGNGFDVWKDQAKVWTTSGEDVTEAYKNGAIKAYQKLQEKHIDLVIMKEKSPSCGTHSIYDGSFSGIKKNGAGVATAYFIQQKMTVLSDEEWLKTRGEQNGNRKDQSNERAL, translated from the coding sequence ATGATTGGAATCAGTGCATGTTTAGGCGGTCTGGCCTGTCGCTATGATGGACAGAAAAAAGAAGTACCAGAATTGATGGAACTAGTTGAAACTGGAGAAGCTGTCATGGTCTGTCCAGAAGTGATCGGCGGATTACCAATTCCTAGAGATCCCGCTGAAATCATTGGTGGAAATGGATTCGATGTGTGGAAAGATCAAGCAAAAGTATGGACGACAAGCGGCGAAGATGTAACGGAAGCGTACAAAAATGGCGCGATCAAAGCCTATCAAAAATTGCAGGAAAAACACATTGATCTAGTCATCATGAAGGAAAAAAGCCCTTCATGCGGAACCCATTCGATTTATGACGGGAGTTTTTCCGGAATAAAAAAAAATGGTGCCGGAGTGGCTACTGCTTATTTTATTCAGCAAAAAATGACTGTGCTCTCTGATGAAGAATGGCTGAAAACTAGAGGTGAGCAGAATGGAAATCGAAAAGACCAATCGAATGAACGCGCTCTTTGA
- a CDS encoding putative DNA-binding protein, protein MEIEKTNRMNALFEFYSTLLTEKQMNYMELYYADDFSLGEIAEEYEVSRQAVYDNIKRTSKILEDYEKKLHLFSNYIVREQVLENMTAYITDKYPEDKKLLEYVQQIQAIEE, encoded by the coding sequence ATGGAAATCGAAAAGACCAATCGAATGAACGCGCTCTTTGAATTTTATTCGACCTTATTGACAGAAAAACAAATGAACTACATGGAATTATATTATGCAGATGATTTTTCATTAGGTGAGATCGCGGAAGAATACGAAGTAAGCCGACAAGCAGTATATGACAATATCAAGCGGACAAGCAAGATCTTGGAGGATTATGAAAAAAAACTCCATCTTTTTTCTAATTATATTGTTCGAGAACAGGTATTGGAAAATATGACTGCATATATTACAGATAAGTACCCGGAAGATAAAAAACTACTTGAATATGTACAGCAAATTCAAGCAATCGAAGAATAA
- the ffh gene encoding signal recognition particle protein, protein MAFESLTERLQQAMGKIRKKGKVSEADVKEMMREIRLALLEADVNLQVVKDFTKRVRERAVGAEVLESLSPAQQIVKIVDEELTITLGSETAELNKSPKIPTVIMMAGLQGAGKTTFTGKLANYLKKNENARPLLIAGDVYRPAAIDQLKVLGQQLDVPVFDMGTEVSPVEIVRQGMELAKEKKNDYVLIDTAGRLHIDETLMDELKQIKELTQPNEILLVVDAMTGQDAVNVADSFNQQLGITGVVITKLDGDTRGGAALSIRSVTGAPIKFIGSGEKLTDLEVFHPDRMASRILGMGDMLTLIEKAQQDYDEKKAEELAQKMRENSFDFNDFIEQLDQVMGMGPLEDLIKMIPGMNQVPGIENVKVDPKDVERKKAMVYSMTPAERANPDLLNPSRRRRIAAGSGNSVVEVNRMIKQFKESRKMMQQMSKGDMNIPGMDQMFGSGVKGKLGKMAMNRMIKKNKKKKKKRK, encoded by the coding sequence ATGGCATTTGAAAGCTTAACTGAACGTCTCCAGCAGGCGATGGGAAAAATAAGAAAAAAAGGAAAAGTATCAGAAGCTGACGTAAAAGAAATGATGCGGGAAATCCGCCTTGCCTTACTAGAAGCCGATGTTAACTTGCAAGTAGTCAAAGATTTTACTAAGCGCGTACGCGAACGTGCTGTAGGGGCAGAAGTGCTGGAAAGTTTATCACCTGCACAACAAATCGTAAAAATCGTTGATGAAGAATTGACGATCACACTTGGTTCTGAAACAGCAGAGTTAAATAAATCACCAAAAATACCAACTGTTATCATGATGGCTGGTCTTCAAGGGGCAGGTAAAACGACCTTTACTGGTAAATTAGCCAATTATTTAAAGAAAAATGAAAATGCTCGTCCGCTCCTAATCGCAGGGGACGTATATCGACCAGCTGCGATCGACCAATTGAAAGTATTAGGTCAACAGCTAGACGTTCCTGTATTTGATATGGGAACTGAAGTCAGCCCGGTAGAGATCGTCCGTCAAGGGATGGAGTTAGCAAAAGAAAAGAAAAACGACTATGTATTGATCGATACGGCAGGACGTCTGCATATCGATGAAACATTGATGGATGAGTTGAAACAAATCAAAGAATTGACGCAACCAAATGAGATTTTGCTTGTTGTCGATGCCATGACTGGTCAAGATGCCGTCAACGTAGCTGATAGCTTCAACCAGCAATTAGGTATTACAGGGGTCGTCATCACTAAACTTGATGGGGATACTCGAGGCGGGGCAGCACTATCGATCCGCTCAGTGACAGGCGCACCAATCAAATTCATCGGTTCTGGTGAAAAATTGACTGACTTAGAAGTATTCCACCCAGATCGTATGGCTAGCCGTATCCTTGGTATGGGGGATATGCTGACATTGATTGAAAAAGCGCAGCAAGACTATGACGAGAAAAAAGCGGAAGAACTTGCACAGAAAATGCGGGAAAATTCATTCGATTTCAATGACTTTATTGAACAGCTTGATCAAGTGATGGGTATGGGCCCACTGGAAGATCTAATCAAAATGATCCCAGGAATGAATCAAGTCCCTGGAATCGAAAACGTCAAGGTAGATCCAAAAGATGTTGAACGCAAAAAAGCGATGGTTTATTCTATGACGCCAGCAGAAAGAGCAAATCCTGATCTGTTGAACCCAAGCCGTCGTCGCCGAATTGCTGCCGGTTCTGGAAACAGTGTTGTTGAAGTGAATCGAATGATCAAACAATTCAAGGAATCAAGAAAAATGATGCAGCAAATGTCCAAAGGGGATATGAATATCCCAGGTATGGACCAAATGTTTGGTTCAGGCGTCAAAGGAAAACTAGGCAAAATGGCGATGAATCGAATGATCAAGAAAAATAAGAAGAAAAAGAAAAAACGGAAATAA
- a CDS encoding DNA-3-methyladenine glycosylase I has protein sequence MRCPWSEQTESMRQYHDTVWGVPEYDDQKLFRKLMLDINQAGLSWQTILNKSEAFDEAYDRFDIKKVANYGETKISELMENKGIIRNRRKIEAAVQNAKAVLKIQEEIGSFSEYLWSFSNGKIVDSSYHSQEEVPTTSPLSDELAKDLKKRGFKFIGSTTIYAFLEAVGIINDHLDSCFRKEEVVRIGRKGE, from the coding sequence ATGAGATGTCCGTGGAGTGAACAAACAGAAAGTATGCGGCAATATCATGATACTGTCTGGGGTGTTCCTGAATATGATGACCAAAAGCTGTTCCGAAAATTGATGCTTGATATTAATCAAGCCGGATTGAGCTGGCAGACGATTTTAAATAAAAGTGAAGCATTCGATGAAGCATATGATCGATTCGATATTAAAAAAGTCGCAAATTATGGAGAAACAAAAATCAGTGAACTAATGGAAAACAAAGGAATTATTCGTAACCGAAGAAAAATCGAAGCAGCCGTCCAAAACGCCAAAGCAGTCTTGAAAATTCAAGAAGAAATCGGCAGTTTTTCAGAGTATCTTTGGTCGTTTTCTAATGGAAAAATCGTTGATTCTTCTTATCATTCACAAGAAGAAGTCCCAACAACAAGTCCTCTTTCAGATGAATTAGCAAAAGATCTAAAGAAAAGAGGATTTAAATTTATCGGAAGCACAACAATCTATGCTTTTTTAGAAGCTGTCGGGATCATCAATGATCACCTTGACAGTTGTTTCCGCAAAGAAGAGGTCGTACGTATCGGCAGAAAGGGCGAATAA
- a CDS encoding dihydrofolate reductase family protein has product MFPQRRGRTYRQKGRIKHAKIIFYGAISLDGYLATKTDDLQWLFDTPTGKQTTYEAFYETIDTTIMGRKTYQEAKKYLETEAIYPEKKNFVFSTHAQLQLPDAEVVNEDPVAFLKNLQMTEGKDIWVVGGGRLIKPLLEHQMIDEWYIQITPVLLGDGIPLFQKGTYEARFEMLDTTRFGEFIELHYVRK; this is encoded by the coding sequence TTGTTTCCGCAAAGAAGAGGTCGTACGTATCGGCAGAAAGGGCGAATAAAGCATGCGAAAATCATATTTTATGGTGCTATAAGTTTAGATGGCTATTTGGCAACGAAAACGGATGATCTTCAATGGCTTTTTGACACTCCAACAGGTAAGCAAACCACTTATGAAGCTTTTTATGAAACAATCGATACGACCATCATGGGCAGAAAAACTTATCAGGAAGCAAAAAAATATTTGGAGACCGAAGCAATTTATCCAGAGAAAAAGAATTTCGTTTTTTCCACCCACGCACAATTACAATTGCCAGATGCTGAGGTCGTAAACGAAGATCCTGTTGCTTTTCTAAAAAATCTACAAATGACAGAAGGAAAAGATATCTGGGTTGTGGGTGGCGGTCGATTGATCAAACCGCTATTGGAACATCAAATGATTGATGAATGGTATATCCAGATTACCCCTGTATTATTAGGGGACGGGATTCCTTTATTCCAAAAAGGAACATATGAAGCGCGTTTTGAAATGCTAGACACGACACGATTCGGTGAATTTATCGAATTGCATTATGTACGAAAGTAG
- a CDS encoding NADPH-dependent FMN reductase, with translation MTKKIGFFIGSLRKDSYNKKVAEAFAKLLPEGYESVFVKIDDLPFYNEDLETPEQAPAEWTRFREEVRGLDGVVFVTPEYNRSVPAVLKNALDVGSRPYGHSVWDHKPGLVVTASPGGIGGFGANHHLRQSLVFLNVPTLQQPEAYIGNVANLIDENGNIVEGTLSFFQTILDAYLDFSNKLTE, from the coding sequence ATGACAAAAAAAATTGGATTTTTTATTGGTAGTTTAAGAAAAGATTCTTACAACAAAAAAGTAGCAGAAGCTTTTGCGAAATTGCTTCCTGAAGGGTACGAAAGTGTATTTGTAAAAATCGATGATCTGCCATTTTACAATGAGGATCTTGAAACTCCAGAACAGGCTCCTGCTGAATGGACTCGTTTTCGTGAGGAAGTGAGGGGACTAGACGGTGTCGTTTTCGTTACTCCTGAATACAACCGTTCTGTGCCAGCAGTATTGAAAAATGCTTTAGATGTAGGCTCAAGACCTTATGGACACAGTGTTTGGGATCATAAACCAGGTTTAGTCGTTACTGCATCACCAGGTGGGATCGGCGGCTTTGGCGCAAACCACCATCTACGACAATCACTTGTCTTTTTGAATGTGCCAACCTTGCAGCAACCGGAAGCATATATCGGAAACGTTGCGAATCTAATTGATGAAAATGGTAATATCGTTGAAGGAACATTAAGTTTCTTCCAAACGATTTTAGATGCGTATCTAGATTTTTCTAACAAATTAACAGAGTAA
- the rpsP gene encoding 30S ribosomal protein S16, giving the protein MAVKIRLKRMGSKKSPFYRIVVADSRSPRDGRFIETVGTYNPLKDPAEVVLKEDLVLDWLSKGAQPSDTVRNILSKEGVMQKHHEAKFSKK; this is encoded by the coding sequence ATGGCAGTTAAAATCCGTTTAAAACGTATGGGTTCTAAAAAGAGTCCGTTTTACCGTATCGTCGTAGCTGATTCACGTTCTCCTCGTGATGGACGTTTCATCGAAACTGTAGGTACTTACAATCCTTTGAAAGACCCTGCAGAAGTAGTTTTAAAAGAAGACTTAGTTCTTGACTGGTTATCAAAAGGTGCACAACCTTCTGACACTGTACGTAACATCCTTTCAAAAGAAGGCGTTATGCAAAAACACCACGAAGCTAAATTCTCAAAGAAATAA
- a CDS encoding KH domain-containing protein, producing the protein MKDLSDLVLTIVRPLVTYPDQVKLDVVESKDFYEYNLTVAPEDIGRIIGKQGRVAKAIRTIVYGVRINAPKKVRLNIIDDKEK; encoded by the coding sequence ATGAAAGATTTAAGCGACTTAGTCTTAACAATCGTTCGTCCGCTAGTCACTTATCCTGATCAAGTCAAGTTAGACGTCGTAGAGTCGAAAGACTTTTACGAGTACAATCTAACAGTGGCTCCTGAAGATATTGGCCGTATCATTGGAAAACAAGGGCGTGTTGCTAAAGCAATCCGCACAATCGTTTACGGTGTTCGGATCAATGCACCGAAAAAAGTGCGTTTGAATATCATCGATGATAAGGAAAAGTAA
- the rimM gene encoding ribosome maturation factor RimM (Essential for efficient processing of 16S rRNA), translating to MTEYLNVGKIVNTQGIKGEVRVISTTDFPEERYKKGTVLTLFQDGKAPVELTVKSHRKHKNFDLLSFEGHPSINDVEKYRDGILKVSKDNSVDLAENEFYYHEIIGLHVLEDGTELGKVKEILSPGANDVWVVQRPKKADILLPYIASVVKEVDLEAGVVRVEIPEGLIDDED from the coding sequence TTGACTGAATACTTGAATGTAGGAAAAATCGTAAACACACAAGGTATCAAAGGCGAAGTCCGTGTTATCTCAACAACGGATTTCCCAGAAGAACGTTACAAAAAAGGAACGGTGTTAACACTATTCCAAGACGGAAAAGCACCTGTGGAATTAACAGTCAAAAGTCATCGCAAACATAAAAATTTTGACTTATTGAGTTTTGAAGGACATCCTTCTATCAATGATGTGGAAAAATATCGGGATGGCATATTAAAAGTGTCAAAAGACAACTCTGTAGATCTAGCTGAAAATGAATTCTATTACCATGAGATCATCGGTCTGCATGTATTAGAAGATGGAACTGAGTTAGGTAAAGTAAAAGAAATCTTGTCACCAGGTGCCAATGATGTTTGGGTCGTTCAACGTCCGAAAAAAGCTGATATATTGCTTCCATATATCGCTTCTGTCGTCAAAGAAGTCGATTTAGAAGCTGGAGTGGTCCGTGTAGAAATTCCAGAAGGACTGATTGACGATGAAGATTGA
- the trmD gene encoding tRNA (guanosine(37)-N1)-methyltransferase TrmD, translating into MKIDVLTLFPRMFEGPMGESIIGKAVDKGLLDINISNFRDYSDNKHQTVDDYPYGGGAGMLLKVQPIYDNIQAIEKAAPDVKKRVILLDPAGKRFDQKMAEEFSQEEHLVFICGHYEGYDERIRTLVTDEVSLGDYVLTGGELGAMVMIDATVRLLPDVLGNQTSAQTDSYSTGLLEHPQYTRPAEYKGMKVPEVLTNGNHKLIEEWQLKESLRRTYQRRPDLLETLEWTPQMTKFLEEIKKEEQEKTADEAK; encoded by the coding sequence ATGAAGATTGATGTATTGACTTTATTTCCAAGAATGTTTGAAGGTCCTATGGGGGAATCCATCATCGGTAAGGCTGTAGATAAAGGATTATTAGATATCAATATCTCTAACTTCCGCGATTATTCAGATAACAAACATCAGACAGTAGATGATTATCCATACGGCGGTGGAGCAGGTATGCTGCTCAAAGTCCAGCCCATCTATGATAACATCCAAGCCATTGAAAAAGCTGCACCGGATGTCAAAAAAAGAGTAATTCTTCTTGACCCAGCTGGTAAACGATTCGATCAGAAAATGGCAGAAGAATTTTCACAAGAAGAACACTTAGTATTCATTTGTGGTCATTATGAGGGATATGATGAACGTATCCGCACATTAGTGACAGATGAAGTTTCCTTAGGAGATTATGTCCTTACTGGGGGAGAATTAGGTGCGATGGTCATGATCGATGCAACAGTTCGGCTTTTGCCAGATGTGTTAGGGAATCAGACTTCAGCTCAAACGGATTCTTATTCAACCGGTTTATTGGAACATCCCCAATATACTCGCCCGGCAGAATATAAAGGGATGAAAGTACCAGAAGTATTGACAAATGGAAATCATAAATTGATTGAAGAATGGCAATTAAAAGAATCACTAAGAAGGACCTATCAACGTCGGCCTGATCTTTTGGAAACACTTGAATGGACACCTCAAATGACGAAATTTTTAGAAGAAATCAAGAAAGAAGAACAAGAAAAAACAGCAGATGAAGCCAAGTGA
- the rplS gene encoding 50S ribosomal protein L19, with protein MNPLIEELTKEQLRSDIPAFRPGDTVRVHAKVVEGTRERIQLFEGVVIKRRGAGISETYTVRKVSNGVGVERTFPLHTPRVAKIEVVRYGKVRRAKLYYLRALHGKAARIKEIRR; from the coding sequence ATGAATCCATTAATCGAAGAATTAACAAAAGAACAATTACGTTCTGACATCCCAGCGTTCCGCCCTGGTGACACTGTGCGTGTTCACGCAAAAGTTGTTGAAGGTACTCGTGAACGTATCCAGTTATTTGAAGGTGTTGTTATCAAACGCCGCGGTGCTGGAATCAGCGAAACTTATACAGTACGTAAAGTTTCTAACGGAGTGGGCGTTGAACGTACATTCCCATTGCATACACCACGTGTTGCAAAAATCGAAGTAGTTCGCTACGGTAAAGTACGTCGTGCAAAATTGTACTACCTACGTGCATTACACGGAAAAGCTGCTCGCATCAAAGAAATCCGTCGTTAA
- a CDS encoding IS30 family transposase, protein MTYTHLTPNELVMIEAYFHQETPVAIVAKQLKRGRQTIYNVYNFLKCGGTALEYFEQYKENKRRCGRTEIIFPAEEKEYIEKRSTEGWTPDVIIGRAERTFSCSVSTLYRRFKTGEFNVLHLPMQGKRKPNGYKEKRGKQAFKRNISERKKDYVVFEEEFGHLEGDTIVGIHHKSAVITLVERLSKAIIALKPEGRKAVDIENSINEWLQSVPKNLFKSITFDCGKEFSNWKSISNTNDIDIYFADPGTPSQRGLNEHSNGLLRKDGLPKEMEFNQVNQGFISSVASKRNHIPRKSLNYQTPLEVFLSYVNGKFCLA, encoded by the coding sequence ATGACTTATACCCATCTTACACCAAACGAGCTTGTAATGATAGAAGCATATTTTCATCAAGAAACTCCGGTTGCTATCGTTGCGAAGCAGCTTAAACGTGGACGCCAAACAATTTACAATGTCTATAACTTTCTCAAATGTGGTGGAACAGCACTTGAATACTTTGAACAATACAAAGAAAATAAGCGACGTTGTGGGAGAACCGAAATCATTTTTCCTGCTGAGGAAAAAGAATACATTGAAAAAAGATCAACTGAAGGTTGGACCCCAGACGTCATTATTGGCCGTGCAGAGCGAACCTTCTCTTGTTCAGTAAGTACCCTCTATCGCCGGTTTAAGACGGGAGAATTCAATGTTTTACATTTACCGATGCAAGGAAAACGAAAACCAAATGGTTATAAGGAAAAACGTGGAAAACAGGCATTCAAAAGAAATATTTCTGAACGTAAAAAAGATTATGTCGTTTTCGAAGAAGAATTTGGACATTTAGAGGGTGATACGATTGTCGGCATCCACCATAAAAGTGCCGTCATCACACTCGTTGAGCGACTTTCAAAAGCCATTATCGCCTTGAAACCAGAAGGCCGTAAGGCAGTTGATATTGAAAATTCGATTAATGAATGGCTTCAATCCGTACCCAAAAATCTTTTCAAATCAATTACCTTTGATTGTGGAAAAGAATTCTCTAATTGGAAAAGTATTAGTAATACGAATGATATTGATATTTATTTCGCAGACCCAGGAACGCCTTCCCAACGGGGATTAAATGAACATTCAAACGGACTCCTCCGAAAAGATGGACTACCAAAAGAAATGGAATTCAACCAAGTCAATCAAGGATTCATCTCATCCGTTGCGTCTAAAAGAAACCATATCCCTAGAAAATCACTAAATTACCAAACACCATTAGAAGTTTTTTTGAGTTACGTAAATGGAAAGTTTTGTCTCGCTTAA
- the scrK gene encoding fructokinase ScrK — protein MLYGAIEAGGTKFVCAIGDEEMTIKERVSFPTTTPEETMPLVIDFFKQYQADLAGIGIGSFGPIDIHRDSATYGYITSTPKLAWQNFDFIGTMKKEFPIPISWTTDVNAAAYGEYVFGSGKGLSSVVYYTIGTGVGGGALQEGRFIEGFSHPEMGHMLVVPHPKDDFAGSCPFHGNCLEGMAAGPAIEKRLGKKGQEVAEDDPYWEIEASYIAQCAYNTTLMFSPDVIIFGGGVMKQRHMLQNVHDAFAKLVNGYVETPELSKYIVTPALEDNAGTLGCLALAREAVLHS, from the coding sequence ATGCTATACGGTGCAATTGAAGCAGGCGGCACAAAATTTGTGTGTGCCATTGGCGATGAAGAAATGACGATCAAGGAAAGAGTGAGCTTTCCGACAACGACACCTGAGGAAACAATGCCTTTAGTCATTGACTTCTTCAAACAATACCAAGCAGATTTAGCAGGGATTGGGATTGGCTCATTTGGGCCTATCGATATCCATCGCGATTCCGCCACTTATGGGTACATTACCTCGACCCCGAAATTGGCATGGCAAAATTTTGATTTCATCGGTACCATGAAAAAAGAATTTCCGATCCCGATTTCTTGGACAACAGATGTCAATGCGGCTGCCTATGGTGAGTATGTCTTCGGCAGTGGCAAAGGATTGAGCAGTGTCGTTTACTATACGATCGGTACGGGTGTTGGCGGCGGTGCCTTACAAGAAGGGCGCTTTATCGAAGGGTTTAGTCATCCAGAAATGGGGCATATGCTCGTCGTCCCTCATCCAAAAGATGACTTTGCTGGCAGCTGTCCATTTCATGGCAACTGTTTAGAAGGGATGGCCGCTGGACCCGCCATCGAAAAACGCTTAGGGAAAAAAGGACAAGAGGTTGCAGAAGATGATCCTTATTGGGAAATCGAAGCCTCCTATATTGCTCAATGTGCCTACAATACAACCTTGATGTTTTCTCCAGATGTGATCATTTTTGGCGGTGGTGTGATGAAACAACGCCATATGCTGCAAAACGTCCACGACGCATTTGCAAAATTGGTCAATGGGTATGTCGAAACACCTGAGTTAAGCAAATATATCGTGACCCCAGCATTAGAAGACAACGCTGGAACGCTCGGTTGTTTGGCATTGGCTCGAGAAGCGGTCTTACATTCATAA